A single window of Leptospira dzoumogneensis DNA harbors:
- a CDS encoding DoxX family protein: MNLDIFKNETLNIKADIAILVARVVCGYAFILHGWGKIQDPLHWMGPDSSVPAIFQFLAALSEFGGGIAWVIGLLTRLASFGIVCTMIVAAYFHSVILGDSFINLTGGRSYELAGVFFTISLVFLTVGAGRFSLDQKIFGSKS, from the coding sequence ATGAATTTGGACATATTTAAGAATGAAACCCTGAATATCAAAGCGGATATAGCGATCTTAGTGGCAAGAGTGGTCTGCGGTTACGCATTTATACTGCATGGCTGGGGAAAAATACAGGATCCTCTTCATTGGATGGGACCGGATTCTTCCGTGCCTGCTATTTTCCAATTTTTAGCCGCTCTTTCAGAATTCGGCGGAGGGATAGCTTGGGTGATTGGACTTTTGACAAGGCTTGCTTCCTTCGGGATCGTTTGCACTATGATCGTGGCCGCCTACTTTCATTCGGTGATCTTGGGGGATTCTTTCATCAATCTGACCGGTGGGAGATCCTACGAATTGGCTGGAGTGTTCTTTACAATCTCCTTGGTATTTCTGACAGTAGGAGCAGGAAGATTCTCCTTGGATCAAAAAATCTTTGGAAGTAAATCATAG
- a CDS encoding SRPBCC family protein gives MNEIKQPEFKEMMLTRTLNAPRDLVWKAWTDPNMVSQWWGPHGFTAPLCQLDLRPGGEILIHMKDPEGGVNPMNGTYKEIVTLEKIVFSSYIAFEMDGKKPAAEIQITILFADKGSQTELQVRALPIKVDPELYPAVEGMEEGWTQTLDKLTAIFA, from the coding sequence GTGAACGAGATCAAACAACCTGAATTTAAGGAAATGATGCTGACCAGGACTCTGAATGCACCCAGAGATCTGGTATGGAAGGCTTGGACGGATCCGAATATGGTATCTCAATGGTGGGGCCCGCATGGGTTTACTGCTCCTCTCTGCCAATTAGATCTTCGTCCAGGCGGAGAAATACTCATCCACATGAAGGATCCTGAAGGTGGGGTCAATCCTATGAACGGTACTTATAAGGAGATAGTTACTTTAGAAAAGATAGTATTTTCTTCTTATATCGCTTTCGAGATGGATGGCAAAAAACCTGCGGCGGAGATCCAGATCACAATTCTATTTGCAGACAAGGGTTCTCAAACCGAACTTCAAGTGCGTGCACTTCCGATCAAGGTGGATCCTGAACTTTATCCTGCAGTGGAAGGTATGGAAGAAGGTTGGACCCAAACCCTGGACAAACTTACTGCGATTTTTGCTTAA